In Humulus lupulus chromosome 6, drHumLupu1.1, whole genome shotgun sequence, a single genomic region encodes these proteins:
- the LOC133785490 gene encoding uncharacterized protein LOC133785490, with translation MPFLAEPNDLVDIKQRDNEPLKDYIQRFMREATRVKSLSGDGKLIAINSGIKVKILLWSNLKRKSARTTQEFLDWAEEFINLEEAKRKAVVSYRRPPSIRKDVNKWDMTKFCRFHNDYGHETNECNHLKEKIEFLIRQNNAHLKSYVWSAVDQHPQQPPQQQSQQYQSNHPLLLPPVASQLDMICGELHLAKNSGKARERYACSLRHEQEEDALAVQERTPKQPRYECEPITLSDEDTSHIHHPHNDFFVVEVQIANMIVAQTMIDHGSSANILFKSTLERMNLSIRDLEPCE, from the exons ATGCCCTTTCTGGCCGAGCCGAATGACCTGGTGGACATAAAACAAAGAGATAATGAACCTTTAAAGGACTACATTCAACGTTTTATGCGGGAAGCCACCAGAGTGAAATCCCTCAGTGGTGATGGTAAATTGATAGCCATAAATTCAGGAATCAAAGTAAAGATTTTGTTATGGAGCAATTTGAAAAGGAAATCTGCACGTACCACTCAGGAGTTCCTTGATTGGGCAGAGGAATTCATCAACCTTGAAGAAGCCAAGCGAAAG GCAGTTGTATCGTACAGAAGACCTCCATCAATTAGGAAGGATGTTAACAAATGGGATATGACTAAGTTCTGtcggtttcacaatgactatggtcatgaaaccaatgaatgtaaccacctaAAGGAGAAGATAGAATTCCTCATTCGGCAAAACAATGCCCATCTGAAGAGCTATGTATGGTCGGCTGTCGACCAGCATCCTCAACAGCCTCCTCAGCAACAGTCTCAACAGTATCAAAGCAATCATCCTCTCCTACTGCCACCAGTTGCTAGTCAACTAGATATGATATGTGGCGAACTACATTTGGCCAAAAACTCCGGCAAAGCTCGAGAAAGATATGCTTGTTCCCTTAGGCACGAGCAAGAGGAAGATGCACTAGCTGTCcaggagcgtactcccaaacaGCCTCGCTACGAGTGTGAGCCCATCACACTCAGCGACGAAGACACAAGTCACATACATCATCCACATAATGATTTTTTTGTAGTAGAAGTACAGATCGCTAATATGATCGTGGCCCAAACGATGATTGACCATGGGTCATCTGCCAACATCTTGTTCAAAAGTACCTTGGAAAGGATGAATTTGAGCATCAGAGATCTGGAACCATGCGAGTAG